In Burkholderiales bacterium, one genomic interval encodes:
- the surE gene encoding 5'/3'-nucleotidase SurE produces MRILLSNDDGYFAPGLAMLAVTLSRIAEVTVVAPERDSSGASNSLTLDRPLSLHQSQGGFYYVNGTPTDCVHLAVTGMLERLPDMVISGINDGANMGDDTIYSGTVAAATEGFLLGIPSLAVSLVTHSAVHYATAAQVAVEIVKRFEKRPHSQPVLLNVNVPDVEYSKLNGLEITRLGRRHKAEPVVKTRNPRGETVYWVGAAGGVQDAGAGTDFHAVAQNKVSVTPLQIDLTQFAQMESLKLWLESREPLTP; encoded by the coding sequence ATGCGCATCCTGCTCAGTAACGACGACGGCTATTTTGCACCGGGGCTCGCCATGCTCGCCGTGACGCTGTCGCGCATCGCCGAAGTCACGGTGGTGGCGCCGGAGCGCGACAGCAGCGGCGCCAGCAACTCCCTCACTCTCGACCGGCCGCTGAGCCTGCACCAGTCCCAAGGCGGTTTTTACTACGTGAATGGCACGCCCACCGATTGCGTGCATCTGGCGGTGACCGGCATGCTGGAGCGATTGCCCGACATGGTGATTTCCGGCATCAACGACGGCGCCAACATGGGCGATGACACGATTTATTCCGGCACCGTGGCGGCGGCGACCGAGGGCTTTCTGCTTGGCATTCCTTCGCTGGCGGTGTCGCTGGTCACCCATTCCGCGGTACATTACGCCACCGCGGCGCAAGTCGCCGTGGAAATCGTCAAGCGCTTCGAAAAACGCCCCCATTCCCAGCCGGTGCTGCTTAACGTCAACGTGCCGGATGTTGAGTATTCCAAACTCAATGGGCTTGAAATCACCCGGCTCGGCCGGCGCCACAAGGCGGAGCCGGTAGTAAAAACCCGCAATCCGCGCGGTGAGACGGTGTACTGGGTGGGCGCGGCGGGCGGGGTGCAGGATGCCGGCGCCGGCACCGATTTTCACGCCGTGGCGCAAAACAAAGTGTCGGTCACGCCGCTGCAGATTGATCTCACCCAGTTTGCGCAGATGGAAAGCCTCAAGCTCTGGCTTGAGAGTAGAGAGCCTCTAACACCATGA
- a CDS encoding peptidoglycan DD-metalloendopeptidase family protein has translation MKHPLLVKNSWLFLTALMIAGCISAPGRVPVIEKSPQAREAAKPLAEAKPVAKQEGDWRPESYTVQKGDTLYSIALEHGLDYKDLAQWNNMDNPATISAGQQLRLTPPPDAAVTAPLQVTPGVEGQPVAGDIIEAKPLPPPGFVKSEPKAVKLPYSDQTLAQLQKPETARTMTGPPEEVKPEVKAAAPASSIVDGIDWGWPAKGKIVSGYSESANLKGVDIAGKLGQPVYAGAAGRVIYSGGNLRGYGKLIIIKHNDVYFSAYAHNSEILVKEGQTVVKGQKIAEMGNTDADQVKLHFEIRRLGKPVDPAKYLPGPASDKTS, from the coding sequence ATGAAGCATCCCTTGTTGGTGAAAAATAGCTGGCTGTTTTTGACGGCGCTGATGATTGCGGGCTGTATCAGCGCACCGGGCAGGGTGCCGGTAATCGAAAAATCACCCCAGGCCAGAGAAGCCGCCAAACCTTTAGCCGAAGCCAAACCTGTCGCCAAACAGGAAGGCGACTGGCGTCCCGAGTCTTATACCGTGCAGAAAGGTGATACGCTCTACAGCATCGCGCTGGAGCACGGGCTGGATTACAAGGATTTGGCGCAATGGAACAACATGGATAATCCGGCGACGATCAGCGCCGGCCAGCAATTGCGTCTCACGCCGCCGCCGGATGCAGCCGTGACGGCCCCCTTGCAGGTGACGCCGGGAGTGGAGGGCCAGCCGGTAGCGGGCGACATCATCGAAGCCAAGCCGCTCCCGCCCCCGGGCTTTGTGAAATCCGAACCCAAGGCGGTGAAGCTTCCGTATTCCGACCAGACCCTCGCCCAATTGCAAAAACCCGAAACCGCGCGCACCATGACCGGGCCGCCGGAAGAGGTCAAACCGGAAGTCAAGGCGGCGGCGCCGGCAAGCTCCATCGTGGATGGCATTGACTGGGGCTGGCCGGCGAAAGGCAAAATTGTTTCCGGTTACAGTGAGAGCGCCAATCTCAAGGGCGTGGACATCGCCGGCAAGCTGGGGCAGCCGGTGTATGCCGGCGCGGCCGGCAGGGTGATCTATAGCGGCGGCAATTTACGCGGCTACGGGAAACTGATTATCATCAAGCACAACGATGTCTATTTCAGCGCCTACGCGCACAACAGCGAGATTCTGGTGAAAGAGGGGCAAACGGTGGTCAAGGGCCAGAAAATTGCCGAGATGGGCAATACCGACGCCGACCAGGTGAAGCTGCATTTTGAAATCCGGCGTCTGGGCAAACCGGTTGATCCGGCCAAATACCTGCCCGGCCCGGCCAGCGATAAAACATCATGA
- a CDS encoding integration host factor subunit alpha has product MTLTKAELADLLFEKVGLNKREAKDMVESFFEEVRAALENGGSVKLSGFGNFQLRDKPQRPGRNPKTGEEIPITARRVVTFHSSQKLKLLVEKNYHGNKS; this is encoded by the coding sequence ATGACGCTGACCAAAGCCGAACTCGCTGACTTGCTGTTTGAAAAAGTCGGGCTGAACAAGCGGGAAGCCAAGGACATGGTGGAATCATTTTTCGAGGAGGTACGCGCCGCATTGGAAAACGGGGGAAGCGTCAAGCTCTCCGGATTCGGCAATTTCCAGCTGCGCGACAAGCCGCAACGTCCGGGGCGCAATCCCAAGACCGGGGAGGAAATCCCCATCACCGCACGCCGGGTGGTCACGTTCCACTCCAGTCAGAAGCTGAAGCTGCTGGTGGAAAAAAACTACCATGGAAACAAGTCGTAA
- the rpmI gene encoding 50S ribosomal protein L35, whose amino-acid sequence MPKMKTKKAAAKRFKVRGSGSIKRSQAFKRHILTKRTTKNKRQLRGSTGVHSSDQASVRAMLPYG is encoded by the coding sequence ATGCCCAAGATGAAGACCAAGAAAGCGGCTGCCAAGCGCTTTAAAGTACGCGGAAGCGGCAGCATCAAGCGCTCGCAGGCGTTCAAGCGCCACATTCTGACTAAAAGAACCACCAAGAATAAACGCCAGTTGCGAGGCAGCACCGGCGTGCATTCCAGCGACCAGGCGTCGGTGCGCGCCATGTTGCCGTACGGCTGA
- the pheS gene encoding phenylalanine--tRNA ligase subunit alpha, which produces MKNLDAILKEALARFAATDDAAELEQVKARYLGKSGALTELLKSLGKLPAAERPAVGHRINRAKETLEAALEVRRNQLKTKQLEAQLAQEALDVTLPGRGLGVGGLHPVTRTLERVEALFKTMGFAVADGPEIESDYYNFTALNQPENHPARSMHDTFYLEDGKLLRTHTSPIQIHYMESHKPPLKIIAPGRVYRVDSDATHSPMFHQIEGLWVDEEVSFADLKGVVAEFLQRFFEREDLKVRFRPSFFPFTEPSAEVDMSFGGGWLEVAGCGMVHPNVLKNVGIDSEKYLGFAFGMGLERLTMLRYGVKDLRLFFENDLRFLKQFN; this is translated from the coding sequence ATGAAGAACCTGGATGCCATTCTCAAAGAAGCCTTAGCCCGGTTCGCCGCGACTGACGATGCCGCGGAACTGGAGCAGGTCAAGGCGCGCTATCTTGGCAAATCCGGCGCGCTCACCGAGCTTCTGAAGAGCCTGGGCAAGCTCCCCGCCGCAGAGCGGCCTGCCGTGGGCCACCGCATCAATCGGGCCAAGGAAACCCTGGAAGCGGCGCTGGAAGTGCGGCGCAATCAACTCAAAACCAAACAACTCGAAGCGCAGCTGGCACAGGAGGCGCTGGATGTAACGCTGCCCGGCCGCGGTTTGGGCGTCGGCGGCTTGCATCCCGTCACGCGCACGCTGGAGCGCGTCGAGGCGCTGTTCAAAACCATGGGCTTCGCGGTGGCTGACGGCCCGGAAATCGAATCCGATTACTACAACTTCACAGCGCTCAACCAGCCGGAAAATCATCCGGCTCGCTCCATGCACGACACGTTTTATCTGGAAGACGGCAAGCTGCTGCGCACCCACACTTCACCGATCCAGATTCATTACATGGAGAGCCACAAGCCGCCGCTCAAAATCATCGCGCCGGGCCGGGTTTACCGCGTCGATTCCGACGCCACCCACTCGCCGATGTTCCACCAGATCGAGGGTTTGTGGGTGGATGAGGAGGTGAGCTTCGCCGATTTGAAGGGCGTGGTGGCGGAATTCCTGCAGCGCTTTTTCGAGCGCGAGGATCTCAAGGTTCGCTTCCGCCCGTCGTTTTTCCCCTTCACCGAGCCTTCCGCCGAAGTGGACATGAGCTTCGGCGGCGGCTGGCTGGAAGTGGCCGGCTGCGGCATGGTGCACCCCAACGTGCTCAAGAACGTAGGCATAGACAGCGAAAAATACCTGGGCTTCGCCTTCGGCATGGGCTTGGAGCGCCTGACCATGCTGCGCTATGGCGTGAAAGATCTGCGTTTGTTTTTTGAGAACGATTTAAGGTTTTTAAAGCAATTCAATTGA
- a CDS encoding TlpA disulfide reductase family protein: MSGTLRPARKIFTALAGIALITGFIGNIAAPLPFASAQELSSDPVFASNFKDFGRKMQPLSQWKGKTLVVNFWATWCKTCLTEIPELIKIYDKYRSRDVVIVGVAVDNADKVEKFTKEHGISYPIVYGGAEVVNLSKQMGNKVGGLPFSIVIDAKGKVVSTFLGEIPKGKLEQILQQLVG, encoded by the coding sequence ATGAGTGGCACGCTGCGCCCAGCGAGAAAAATTTTCACCGCCTTGGCGGGTATCGCCTTGATTACTGGGTTCATCGGTAATATCGCCGCACCGCTCCCTTTCGCGTCCGCTCAAGAGCTTTCCTCCGACCCGGTTTTCGCTTCGAACTTCAAGGATTTCGGCCGCAAAATGCAGCCCTTGAGCCAGTGGAAGGGCAAGACCCTGGTCGTGAATTTCTGGGCCACCTGGTGCAAAACCTGCCTCACCGAGATTCCCGAGCTCATCAAGATCTACGACAAATACCGCTCGCGCGACGTAGTGATTGTGGGCGTCGCGGTGGACAACGCCGACAAGGTCGAAAAATTCACCAAGGAGCACGGCATCAGTTACCCGATTGTTTACGGCGGCGCCGAGGTGGTGAATCTTTCAAAGCAAATGGGCAATAAAGTCGGGGGGCTCCCGTTCAGCATCGTGATTGACGCTAAGGGCAAGGTGGTATCCACCTTTCTTGGGGAAATTCCCAAAGGCAAGCTCGAACAGATTTTGCAGCAGTTGGTAGGTTAG
- the rplT gene encoding 50S ribosomal protein L20, producing MPRVKRGVTARARHKKLFSQAKGFRGRRKNVYRVAKEAVMKAGQYAYRDRRNQKRQFRALWIARINAAAREHGLTYSRFMSGLKKAAIELDRKVLADLAVSDKPAFARIAEQAKAGLGS from the coding sequence ATGCCAAGAGTTAAACGGGGTGTAACGGCGCGCGCGCGCCACAAGAAATTATTCTCGCAAGCCAAGGGGTTTCGCGGCCGCCGCAAGAACGTCTACCGCGTCGCCAAAGAAGCAGTGATGAAAGCGGGGCAGTATGCCTATCGCGACCGGCGGAATCAAAAACGCCAGTTCCGTGCGCTATGGATTGCGCGCATCAACGCCGCGGCGCGCGAACACGGGCTTACTTACAGCCGCTTCATGAGCGGCTTGAAGAAAGCGGCGATCGAGCTCGACCGCAAAGTGCTGGCTGACCTCGCTGTTTCCGATAAGCCGGCGTTTGCCCGAATCGCGGAACAGGCGAAAGCCGGCCTCGGCAGTTAA
- the selA gene encoding L-seryl-tRNA(Sec) selenium transferase: MSDKAGLTALPSVDRVMNFTALKPLIDGYGRQAVLASVRALLAQARKNLVASGNGARLDETWFEAQCRARLEETEKPSLRPVFNLTGTVLHTNLGRALLPEEAQQAVLEVMSKPANVEYDLKSGSRGERDEHVERLLCELTGAEAVTVVNNNAAAVFLVLNTLALGKEVPVSRGELIEIGGSFRIPDIMKRAGCKLIEVGTTNRTHLKDYEDALNAHTALLMKVHTSNYAIQGFTASVPEKELAALANKHGLPFMVDLGSGTLVNLKDFGLPAEPTPQQTLSHGADVVTFSGDKLLGGPQAGLIVGAKEVLKKIKKNPLKRALRVDKIKLAALEAVLRLYRDPERLKERLPTLRLLTRPQKEIEALAARLLPLVEKSLAGRARVSMKPCHSQIGSGALPVEMLPSHCIAILPPQTERHPGTWLEKIAAAFRALPVPVIGRIEDDAFCLDLRCLEDEKAFAGQLSQLA, translated from the coding sequence TTGTCCGATAAAGCCGGCTTGACTGCGCTGCCTTCGGTTGACCGCGTGATGAATTTCACGGCGCTCAAGCCGCTCATTGATGGCTACGGCCGTCAGGCGGTGCTCGCTTCGGTGCGCGCGCTGCTCGCGCAAGCGCGCAAAAACCTAGTCGCCTCGGGTAATGGCGCGCGCCTCGACGAAACGTGGTTCGAAGCGCAATGCCGCGCGCGGCTGGAGGAAACCGAAAAGCCCTCATTGCGGCCGGTCTTCAATCTCACCGGCACCGTGCTCCACACCAATCTTGGGCGCGCGCTTTTGCCCGAGGAAGCGCAACAAGCGGTGCTCGAAGTGATGAGCAAACCCGCGAATGTCGAATACGATCTCAAATCCGGTTCGCGCGGTGAGCGCGACGAGCACGTCGAACGCTTGCTGTGCGAACTCACCGGCGCGGAGGCGGTCACGGTGGTGAACAACAACGCGGCGGCGGTGTTCCTCGTTTTGAATACGTTGGCGCTTGGCAAGGAAGTGCCGGTTTCGCGCGGCGAGCTCATAGAAATCGGCGGCTCGTTCCGCATCCCCGACATCATGAAGCGCGCTGGCTGCAAACTGATAGAAGTCGGCACGACCAACCGCACCCATCTCAAGGATTACGAAGATGCGCTGAATGCGCACACCGCGCTCCTCATGAAGGTGCACACCAGCAATTACGCGATTCAGGGTTTCACTGCGTCGGTGCCGGAAAAGGAACTCGCCGCGCTCGCCAACAAGCACGGTCTGCCGTTCATGGTGGATTTGGGCAGCGGCACACTGGTGAATCTCAAGGATTTTGGTTTGCCTGCCGAGCCCACGCCGCAGCAGACCTTGAGCCACGGTGCCGATGTCGTGACCTTCAGCGGCGACAAGCTTTTAGGCGGCCCACAGGCGGGGTTGATTGTGGGCGCGAAAGAGGTCTTGAAAAAAATCAAGAAGAATCCCTTGAAGCGCGCGCTGCGCGTGGACAAAATCAAGCTCGCCGCGCTGGAGGCGGTGCTGCGCCTTTACCGCGACCCCGAGCGGCTCAAGGAGCGCTTGCCGACGCTAAGGCTCCTCACGCGCCCGCAAAAAGAGATTGAGGCTCTGGCGGCAAGACTTTTGCCGCTCGTTGAAAAGAGCCTTGCAGGCAGAGCGCGCGTCTCGATGAAGCCTTGCCACAGCCAAATCGGCAGCGGCGCGCTGCCGGTCGAGATGCTTCCCAGCCATTGCATCGCGATTTTGCCGCCACAGACGGAGCGCCATCCCGGCACCTGGCTTGAGAAAATTGCCGCCGCTTTTCGTGCACTGCCGGTTCCGGTGATAGGCAGGATAGAGGACGATGCGTTTTGTCTGGACTTGCGCTGCCTGGAGGATGAAAAAGCGTTTGCCGGCCAGCTCTCGCAGCTCGCTTGA
- the selB gene encoding selenocysteine-specific translation elongation factor, giving the protein MIIGTAGHIDHGKTSLVKALTGIDADRLKEEKARGITIDLGFAYKPLPEGAVLGFVDVPGHEKFIHNMLAGATGIDYVLLVVAADDGPMPQTREHLAILHLLGLSHGAVALTKTDLASAERVNAVTAEIQSLLQGTALADLPVFPVSSATGAGVAALEKHLREAMLNTPQRPPNGHFRLAVDRCFTLPGIGVVVTGTVFSGEVKLNDKLIVSPNGLPVRVRGIHAQNQASLSGRVGQRCALNLGGVEKSDIKRGDWIVAEGAHAPTACFDARLNLLAGEARPLKHWTPVHVHVGASDVAGRVALLEQNALEPGSSALAQLVLAEPVGALRGDRFIIRDQSATRTLGGGAIIDPFPPQRGRRKPQRLSILSTLESATPEMALSALLALSPLGLDLQKLALAWNLTAEEAHSFWEKAPMAKATVAGKLLAFATERWQQLQQYALDALAACQKRNPDQSGATPAELRKALAERLSQPLLNAVLEVLIAENKVAREGSAFRLPGHQSKLSAQDQALSEKIVLLLQTAALKAPKVRELAQQLRVEEKQLRLLLRRLAQMGKLRQVSEELFFHPKVMAQIAAATQALAQKNPGGVFTVVQFRDGTGVNRSLAIPLLEFFDRSGFTIRVEEGRKIRRDWSAVFGDSASVQKKV; this is encoded by the coding sequence TTGATAATCGGCACGGCGGGACACATAGACCACGGCAAGACTTCGCTGGTGAAAGCGCTGACCGGCATTGACGCCGACCGCCTCAAGGAGGAGAAGGCGCGCGGGATTACAATTGATTTGGGCTTCGCCTACAAGCCGCTACCCGAAGGCGCGGTGCTGGGTTTTGTCGACGTGCCGGGGCATGAGAAATTCATCCACAACATGCTCGCCGGCGCGACCGGCATCGATTACGTGCTCCTGGTGGTGGCTGCCGACGACGGCCCCATGCCGCAGACCCGCGAACATCTCGCCATTTTGCACCTGCTCGGCTTGTCGCACGGCGCGGTGGCGCTGACCAAGACCGATTTGGCGAGTGCGGAGCGGGTCAACGCGGTGACCGCAGAAATTCAATCCCTGCTTCAAGGAACCGCGCTTGCAGATCTGCCGGTCTTTCCCGTTTCCTCGGCAACGGGAGCGGGCGTCGCCGCGCTGGAAAAGCATTTGCGCGAAGCAATGCTGAATACACCGCAACGCCCACCAAACGGCCATTTCCGCCTCGCTGTGGACCGATGCTTTACACTCCCTGGAATCGGTGTGGTGGTGACAGGCACGGTGTTTTCGGGCGAAGTGAAATTAAACGACAAGCTCATCGTCTCGCCCAATGGCCTGCCGGTGCGAGTACGAGGCATACACGCGCAAAACCAGGCCTCTCTCAGTGGCCGCGTGGGCCAGCGCTGCGCACTGAACCTCGGCGGCGTGGAGAAAAGCGACATCAAGCGCGGCGACTGGATTGTGGCGGAAGGGGCGCACGCGCCGACAGCCTGCTTCGATGCGCGCCTGAACTTGCTGGCCGGGGAAGCGAGGCCGCTCAAGCACTGGACGCCGGTGCACGTCCACGTGGGCGCCTCCGACGTTGCTGGCCGAGTCGCTTTGCTCGAACAAAACGCGCTCGAACCGGGAAGTAGCGCGCTCGCTCAACTGGTGCTGGCTGAGCCCGTGGGCGCGCTGCGCGGCGACCGCTTCATCATCCGCGACCAGTCGGCGACCCGCACCCTCGGCGGCGGCGCGATTATCGATCCTTTTCCGCCGCAGCGCGGCAGGCGCAAACCGCAGCGTCTCTCTATTCTCTCCACTCTGGAAAGCGCCACGCCTGAAATGGCGTTGAGCGCATTGCTCGCGCTAAGCCCGCTAGGTCTGGATTTGCAAAAGCTTGCGCTCGCTTGGAATCTGACCGCTGAAGAAGCACATTCGTTTTGGGAAAAAGCGCCCATGGCCAAAGCGACGGTCGCCGGCAAGCTCCTGGCGTTTGCTACGGAGCGCTGGCAACAGTTGCAGCAATACGCGCTCGACGCGCTCGCAGCCTGCCAGAAGCGCAATCCCGACCAATCGGGCGCAACGCCGGCCGAACTCAGGAAAGCCTTGGCGGAAAGGTTGTCCCAGCCGCTCCTTAACGCCGTGCTTGAGGTGCTGATTGCGGAAAACAAAGTCGCGCGCGAAGGCTCGGCATTCAGGTTGCCTGGCCATCAGTCGAAACTCTCTGCGCAGGACCAGGCCTTGAGCGAAAAAATTGTGCTGCTGTTGCAAACCGCTGCTCTCAAAGCGCCCAAGGTGCGCGAGCTTGCGCAGCAGCTTCGGGTCGAGGAAAAGCAATTACGCCTGCTGTTGCGCAGGCTTGCGCAAATGGGTAAGCTCCGGCAAGTTTCTGAGGAATTATTTTTCCACCCGAAAGTCATGGCGCAAATCGCCGCCGCCACCCAGGCGCTCGCGCAGAAAAACCCGGGTGGGGTGTTTACCGTGGTGCAGTTCCGCGATGGCACGGGAGTGAACCGCAGCCTGGCGATACCGCTGCTCGAATTTTTTGACCGCAGCGGCTTCACGATACGCGTGGAGGAGGGGCGCAAAATCCGCCGCGACTGGAGCGCAGTGTTCGGCGATTCAGCTTCCGTGCAGAAAAAAGTGTAG
- a CDS encoding MerR family transcriptional regulator encodes METSRKEALPPIPAKRYFTIGEVSELCGVKPHVLRYWEQEFTQLKPVKRRGNRRYYQHHEVLLIRRIRELLYQQGFTISGARNRLDEAVGIPEKPIAHLKFDFSLVRLEIKSVLEILQR; translated from the coding sequence ATGGAAACAAGTCGTAAGGAGGCGTTACCGCCAATACCCGCCAAGCGCTACTTTACCATCGGCGAAGTAAGCGAGTTGTGCGGGGTCAAACCGCATGTGCTGCGCTACTGGGAGCAGGAATTCACCCAGTTGAAGCCGGTCAAGCGCCGCGGCAACCGTCGCTATTACCAGCACCATGAAGTGCTGCTGATCCGCCGCATCCGTGAACTCCTCTACCAGCAGGGCTTTACCATCAGCGGCGCGCGCAACCGCCTCGATGAAGCGGTGGGCATCCCGGAAAAACCGATCGCCCACCTCAAATTCGATTTTTCTCTAGTGCGCCTCGAAATCAAAAGCGTCCTCGAAATTCTGCAGCGCTGA
- the pheT gene encoding phenylalanine--tRNA ligase subunit beta has protein sequence MKFSENWLRTLVNPSLDSEALAHALTMAGLEVEELAPALDDKILTLKLTPNRADCLSVNGVAREVAAITASSLKTEPIKPAAVTVSDSLQVKVAEPQACPRYCGRVVRGVNPGAATPAWMARRLERSGVRSLNALVDITNYVMLEQGQPLHAFDLAKIKGGIHVRYARKAEELVLLNEKKLALTPDLLVIADEAKPLALAGIMGGLESAVNGKTQNVFLESAFFSPEAVAGKSRILGFATDSSHRFERGVDFAATREALERATQLILEICGGEAGPVTEASAGLPKRDPIRLRVPRVQKVLGIALDSTNVSGLLRRLQFSFAEERDVFYVTPHSYRFDLAIEEDLIEELARIHGYDEIPVSLPKARQHMLSLKETRRDEAGLRKRLIARDYQEVITYSFVDAQWEADFCGNSNPIRLINPIASQMGVMRSSLIASLTDCLRGNLNRKQPRARLFEISRCFTKDKSGYAQPEKLAGLCYGLNLPEQWGAPQRSVDFFDVKADLEALFWPLAPRFVAGRHPALHPGRAAQVWAGERLAGWVGELHPQLQHKYELPQPPVVFELELEVLMQRELPLAQEVSKFPPVRRDIAVVVDAQANVQAMLESLQAGKPLAVTEIALFDLYQGEGIDSGKKSLAFRVLLQDTQKTFTDAEVEAAVAQLKQILQQEYHAKLRI, from the coding sequence ATGAAATTCTCTGAAAACTGGCTGCGCACTTTGGTGAACCCTTCGCTTGACAGCGAAGCGCTCGCCCATGCCCTCACCATGGCCGGGCTGGAAGTCGAAGAGTTGGCACCTGCCCTTGACGACAAAATCTTGACACTCAAGCTCACTCCCAATCGGGCCGATTGCCTGAGCGTCAACGGTGTGGCGCGCGAAGTCGCCGCGATTACCGCTTCCAGTCTCAAGACCGAGCCAATCAAACCTGCTGCAGTGACCGTCAGTGACAGCCTGCAGGTTAAAGTGGCGGAACCGCAAGCCTGCCCGCGCTATTGCGGCAGGGTCGTGCGCGGCGTTAATCCTGGCGCGGCCACGCCGGCATGGATGGCGCGCCGTCTTGAGCGCAGCGGCGTAAGAAGCTTGAACGCTTTGGTTGACATCACCAATTATGTGATGCTGGAACAGGGTCAGCCGTTGCATGCGTTTGATCTCGCCAAAATCAAGGGCGGTATTCATGTGCGTTACGCCCGCAAAGCGGAGGAACTGGTTTTGCTGAATGAAAAGAAACTCGCGCTTACGCCGGATTTGCTGGTGATTGCGGATGAGGCCAAACCGTTGGCGCTCGCCGGCATCATGGGCGGTTTGGAAAGCGCGGTAAACGGTAAAACGCAAAATGTATTTTTGGAAAGCGCCTTCTTCAGCCCCGAGGCCGTCGCAGGAAAATCGCGCATTCTGGGTTTTGCCACCGATTCTTCGCACCGCTTCGAGCGCGGCGTGGATTTTGCCGCAACCCGCGAAGCGCTGGAACGTGCCACTCAGTTGATTCTGGAGATTTGCGGCGGTGAGGCCGGGCCGGTGACGGAAGCATCAGCCGGATTGCCCAAGCGCGATCCGATACGGCTACGCGTGCCGCGGGTGCAGAAAGTGCTGGGCATTGCGCTCGATTCCACCAATGTAAGCGGCCTGTTGCGCCGGCTGCAATTCAGTTTTGCCGAAGAGCGCGATGTTTTTTATGTAACGCCGCACAGCTACCGCTTCGATCTGGCTATTGAGGAAGATTTGATTGAGGAGCTGGCGCGCATCCACGGCTACGATGAGATTCCCGTGAGCCTCCCCAAAGCCCGGCAGCACATGCTGTCGTTGAAGGAAACCCGCCGCGACGAGGCGGGGCTCAGGAAACGACTGATTGCCCGCGATTACCAGGAAGTCATCACTTACAGCTTTGTCGATGCGCAATGGGAGGCTGATTTTTGCGGCAACAGTAATCCGATCAGGCTCATCAACCCGATTGCGAGCCAGATGGGCGTAATGCGCTCCAGCCTCATCGCCAGCCTTACGGATTGCCTGCGCGGCAATTTGAACCGCAAGCAGCCGCGCGCGCGCCTGTTCGAAATCAGCCGTTGCTTCACGAAAGATAAATCCGGATATGCCCAGCCCGAAAAGCTGGCGGGTCTATGCTACGGATTGAATCTGCCCGAACAATGGGGTGCGCCCCAGCGTAGCGTGGATTTTTTCGACGTCAAAGCCGACCTTGAAGCCCTGTTCTGGCCGCTGGCCCCGCGCTTTGTTGCGGGCCGGCATCCGGCGCTGCATCCCGGCCGTGCGGCGCAAGTCTGGGCGGGGGAGAGATTGGCTGGCTGGGTGGGAGAGCTGCATCCGCAGTTGCAGCATAAATACGAACTGCCGCAGCCGCCGGTGGTGTTTGAACTGGAACTGGAGGTTTTAATGCAGCGCGAGCTGCCGCTGGCACAGGAAGTCTCCAAATTCCCGCCGGTGAGGCGCGACATTGCGGTGGTGGTGGACGCCCAAGCAAACGTTCAAGCCATGCTGGAGAGCCTGCAGGCCGGCAAGCCGCTAGCCGTCACGGAGATTGCGCTGTTTGACCTCTATCAGGGCGAAGGCATTGATTCTGGTAAAAAAAGTCTTGCATTTCGTGTATTATTACAAGATACTCAAAAAACATTTACCGACGCCGAGGTCGAGGCGGCGGTCGCGCAACTAAAGCAAATTCTGCAACAAGAATACCACGCCAAGTTACGTATCTAG
- a CDS encoding protein-L-isoaspartate(D-aspartate) O-methyltransferase, with protein MTARHSGIGMTSERTRTRMVERLRSQGILDEMVLTAMATVPRHIFVDEALASRAYEDVSLPLGFGQTISSPYTVARMLELLRGGKPLKRALEVGTGCGYQAAVLARLADEVYSLERIASLSTKAKRRLHELRISNVRVRLADGHGGFPDAAPFDAIIVAAAATYVPAPLLEQLMVGGRMVLPMGIQEQKLCVIERNSQGCTQTVLEAVKFVPLRPGME; from the coding sequence ATGACCGCGCGGCACTCCGGCATCGGCATGACTTCGGAGCGCACGCGTACGCGCATGGTGGAGCGCCTGCGCAGCCAGGGCATACTTGACGAGATGGTGCTCACCGCCATGGCGACGGTGCCGCGCCACATTTTCGTGGACGAGGCGCTGGCGAGCCGCGCTTATGAGGATGTCTCGCTGCCGCTGGGCTTTGGTCAGACCATTTCCAGCCCGTACACCGTGGCGCGCATGCTGGAACTGTTGCGCGGCGGCAAGCCGTTGAAACGTGCGCTGGAAGTCGGCACCGGTTGCGGTTACCAAGCGGCCGTGCTGGCGCGCCTCGCCGATGAAGTGTATTCCCTCGAGCGCATTGCTTCGCTGTCCACCAAGGCAAAGCGACGGTTGCATGAGTTGCGCATCAGCAACGTGCGCGTGCGGCTGGCGGACGGCCACGGCGGTTTTCCCGATGCCGCGCCTTTTGACGCGATTATCGTCGCCGCCGCCGCCACCTATGTGCCGGCGCCGCTGCTCGAGCAGCTGATGGTTGGTGGTAGAATGGTTCTGCCGATGGGAATCCAGGAACAAAAGTTGTGTGTCATCGAGCGCAACTCGCAAGGTTGCACGCAGACAGTTTTGGAAGCGGTGAAATTCGTGCCGCTGCGGCCCGGGATGGAGTGA